A region of Subtercola boreus DNA encodes the following proteins:
- a CDS encoding aminopeptidase P family protein, with amino-acid sequence MAEQTDTAPRATSNRSTTPGSDTFKQYIGSQWAERTDVLPPAREEASFAADRRARLSADYPGKRLVIPAGRLKQRSNDTDYPFRAHTAFTYLTGWGSDSEPGSVLVLEPDAGGGHEATLYFRERAGRDSDEFYANPEIGEFWIGPRPSLAQVASDLALATQGIAELDAVVAAVVSTGSANTLAVRDADPDLTALLGETDSAEFEQKLSELRLVKDEYEIGQMRLAIAATARGFGDIIADLPRITEHERGERLVEGVFNGRARADGAAVGYDTIAASGPHACILHWTRNDGPVVPGDLILVDAGVELDSYYTADITRTLPVSGRFSDEQRMIYEAVREAADAAFAIVRPGIRFREIHATAMGVIARKTAEWGLLPVTAEEAIEPENQQHRRYMVHGTSHHLGLDVHDCAKARREMYLDGVLEAGMVFTIEPGLYFQPDDLTVPESFRGIGVRIEDDILVTATGAENLSAAIPRTADEVEAWVSAAGA; translated from the coding sequence ATGGCTGAACAGACAGACACCGCCCCCCGCGCCACCTCGAACCGCTCGACCACGCCGGGTTCCGACACCTTCAAGCAGTACATCGGCAGCCAGTGGGCCGAACGCACGGACGTGCTCCCCCCGGCCCGCGAGGAGGCCTCGTTCGCGGCCGACCGGCGCGCGCGGCTCTCGGCGGACTACCCCGGCAAACGGCTGGTCATCCCGGCCGGCCGGCTCAAGCAGCGTTCCAACGACACGGACTACCCGTTCCGGGCCCACACGGCCTTCACCTACCTCACCGGATGGGGCAGCGACTCCGAGCCGGGTTCGGTGCTCGTGCTGGAGCCCGATGCGGGCGGTGGACACGAGGCGACCCTCTACTTCCGCGAGCGGGCCGGGCGCGACTCCGACGAGTTCTACGCGAACCCCGAGATCGGGGAGTTCTGGATCGGGCCGCGCCCATCCCTCGCGCAGGTCGCGAGCGACCTCGCTCTGGCGACGCAGGGCATCGCCGAACTCGACGCCGTGGTCGCCGCTGTGGTCTCCACCGGCAGCGCGAACACGCTTGCCGTGCGCGACGCCGACCCCGACCTGACCGCCCTGCTGGGCGAGACGGACTCCGCCGAGTTCGAACAGAAGCTCTCCGAACTGCGCCTCGTGAAAGATGAGTACGAGATCGGGCAGATGCGCCTCGCGATCGCGGCGACCGCCCGCGGCTTCGGCGACATCATCGCCGACCTGCCGCGCATCACCGAACACGAGCGCGGCGAACGCCTCGTCGAAGGCGTCTTCAACGGTCGCGCCCGGGCCGACGGCGCCGCGGTCGGCTACGACACGATTGCGGCTTCAGGCCCGCACGCATGCATCCTGCACTGGACGCGGAACGACGGCCCTGTCGTCCCGGGCGACCTGATCCTCGTCGACGCCGGCGTGGAGCTCGACAGCTACTACACCGCCGACATCACACGCACGCTGCCGGTCAGCGGCCGGTTCAGCGACGAGCAGCGGATGATCTACGAAGCCGTTCGGGAGGCCGCAGACGCCGCGTTCGCCATCGTGCGGCCGGGCATCCGGTTCCGAGAGATCCACGCCACGGCGATGGGTGTGATCGCACGGAAGACGGCCGAGTGGGGCCTGCTGCCGGTGACGGCCGAAGAGGCGATCGAGCCCGAGAACCAGCAGCACCGCCGCTACATGGTGCACGGCACGAGCCACCACCTGGGGCTCGACGTGCACGACTGCGCCAAGGCCCGGCGCGAGATGTACCTCGACGGAGTGCTCGAGGCGGGCATGGTGTTCACGATCGAGCCGGGGCTCTACTTCCAGCCCGACGACCTGACGGTGCCGGAGTCCTTCCGGGGCATCGGCGTGCGCATCGAAGACGACATCCTCGTCACGGCCACCGGCGCGGAGAACCTCTCGGCGGCCATCCCCCGCACCGCCGACGAGGTCGAGGCTTGGGTGAGCGCGGCGGGCGCCTGA
- a CDS encoding endonuclease/exonuclease/phosphatase family protein, translated as MIVRIVFGIVGVVALAVLAVLTWPQAFRLEHTIGIAEAIAFRPILAVVAVVLAVLLLAGMLVARRTRALFGFLSVLLLLFAGGQAGILASRGWVPGVGHAGSAEAVADDDIVVLSWNTLGGEADAATVAGLALRLGADVVTLPETPESTATEIASLMEAGGTPVSAYTARHGDYAGLSTSILVATALGEYAVNGSFGDTGVLPSVVVSPVNGNGPTLAAVHPVAPVPDDLDDWKSDLDWVTKLCATPDLIAAGDFNATLDHLTGLGDCKDAALAAGTAALGTWPTWLPALAGAPIDHVVSTTGWRVVSAEVIQGEDEAGSDHRPITATLARE; from the coding sequence ATGATCGTTCGGATCGTGTTCGGAATCGTCGGGGTCGTGGCACTGGCGGTGCTCGCTGTGCTCACCTGGCCGCAGGCGTTCCGGCTGGAACACACGATCGGCATCGCAGAGGCCATCGCCTTCCGCCCGATCCTCGCCGTCGTCGCCGTCGTGCTTGCCGTGCTGCTGCTGGCCGGGATGCTCGTGGCCCGCCGCACGCGCGCGCTGTTCGGATTCCTCTCCGTGCTGCTCCTCCTGTTCGCGGGTGGCCAGGCGGGCATCCTCGCCTCCCGCGGCTGGGTGCCGGGCGTGGGCCACGCCGGCAGCGCGGAGGCCGTCGCCGACGACGACATCGTCGTGCTCTCCTGGAACACGCTCGGCGGCGAGGCGGATGCCGCAACCGTCGCCGGGCTCGCCCTCCGTCTCGGCGCCGACGTCGTGACGCTCCCGGAGACACCGGAGAGCACCGCCACCGAGATCGCGTCGCTGATGGAGGCCGGTGGTACGCCCGTGTCGGCGTACACGGCCCGTCACGGCGACTACGCCGGACTGTCGACGTCGATCCTCGTCGCCACGGCGCTCGGCGAGTATGCGGTGAACGGCTCGTTCGGCGACACGGGGGTGCTGCCGAGCGTGGTCGTCTCCCCCGTGAACGGGAATGGGCCGACACTGGCAGCCGTGCATCCGGTCGCCCCCGTGCCTGACGACCTCGACGACTGGAAGTCCGACCTCGACTGGGTCACGAAGCTCTGCGCCACGCCCGACCTGATCGCCGCGGGCGACTTCAACGCGACGCTCGACCATCTGACCGGCCTCGGCGACTGTAAGGACGCGGCCCTCGCCGCCGGCACCGCCGCGCTCGGAACCTGGCCGACCTGGCTGCCCGCCCTGGCCGGGGCGCCCATCGACCACGTCGTGAGCACCACCGGCTGGCGTGTCGTCTCAGCCGAAGTCATCCAGGGCGAAGACGAGGCCGGCAGCGATCACCGGCCCATCACGGCGACTCTTGCGAGAGAATGA